The Grus americana isolate bGruAme1 chromosome 20, bGruAme1.mat, whole genome shotgun sequence genome segment AGGTTGGGGTATGCTTTGTGTGTGTAATAGTGATTCGTATTACACAGCAATGTAGCCCTTTGACTGAGCTGCTTTTGATTCCATTTCCTCAGCAGTTAAGCCCATGGATATTGAGCCTTCCTTACCAGCAGGGcccacagcagctgagctgagtCTGCAGGAGGAGATCCAGCGGCTgcagcaagagaaggaggaactCCATGGGCAGTACCAGGCCCAGGTCCGGGACAACGAGCAGCTGAGCCACCTCAACCGGGAGCAGGAGGAGCGGCTGCTGGAGCTCGAGAAGGCTGTGCAGCGCTACAATGAGGAGTCTGTGGACAGACAGCAGATCCTGGAGGACATGCAGAGTGACAAGGCCACAATCAGTAGGGCACTGAGCCAAAATCgggagctgaaggagcagctggCTGAGCTGCAGAACGGGTTTGTCAAACTGGTATGTGTGTTTTGTCCATCTTTTCCCACTGCTTCCCTCACTGGTGCAATCCTTTTGTAGCACAGATGTAAAAAAACAGGCAGAAGCATTATCTTGTTCTCTGAGGCTGTGGATGCTCCATCTTCAGTGATACACACTGCTGTGCCACAAGGTTCCCTGTTAATTCCTTACTCCCTCGGGTGCTCTGGCAGATGAACTAGTATCTTTGTCCAGAGcagtttccttttccctcttatCCCCTGGCAGTCAGGCTGCTTCCTTCCCTGTGTGTTCCTCCTGTTGATACCTTGAAGATACCTGTTTTCTGTTCCCTGTATTTGTCCATGAGGAAGAAGTTCTTAGTAGCcttctttcctgctgctgtcaTTCTTATCCATCCTGGAGCTGAATCCTTACTCTTGCTTGCTTCCCCTTTGGGGTCCTGGCAAACTGACACATGGTCTAGCCGCTCATTTTTCTTTAGTCCTTTCTGAACTCCTCTTCTTGTTTTTGAATGTCTGTGGCTCTGGGATATTCATACCATCCATCTGCTTTGGAGCTGACAGGCTGCGTGATGTGCCAGGCCTCTTCTTGGCACTGCCCCAGCACCGATTCTCCCAGCTCTTTCCTTGCTCTTCTCCCATCTTCTGAACCTTTCTGTAAATTATTTACTGCCCTGAACAGTCAATTTATGGCCCTTAGTTACAGCCCAGAATAACACAAGGGATGGCACCCTGTTGTAACAGAATGAATGTGGTTTACTGAGAGTATACGTTTATGTCGGTTGGGACAATTTCCTTACACAGTGGTGTTTGTCTTGCAGACAAATGAAAACATGGAGGTTACAAGTGCCCTACAGTCAGAGCAACATGTAAAGAAAGAGCTAGCCAAGaagcttgggcagctgcaggagaaCCTGGGGGAGCTCAAAGAGACGGTAAGCAACAGCCGGTGGGATGGCAGGGCAGGTATGTAGTGGTTTATGCAAACCACTGGCAACTTTCCAAACTTTGATGGAAGGATGGAAATTGGTATTGTAATGATCAAGCTGGGAGCTCTCCCCCATTGTCTGCTGTTTGATGTGGGGGACCAGCATGTGGGGGCAGATGGTGGCTGCCTGCCTAGTTGGTGGCTGTGGGGCAACGTTCACAATTTGGATCATGTCACACAGATCAACTTTGCTGGCAGAAATGGTTTGATGTGATGGTTCAATCTTGTTATGTTAGCTGGAACTGAAAACACAGGAGGCTCAGGGTCTGCAGGAGCAGCGGGACCAGTACTACAGCCACTTACAACAGTACACCGTGGCGTACCAGCAGCTGTCTGCTGAGAAGGAGGAACTGCACAAACAGTACTTGCTTCAGACACAGCTTATGGATCGGCTACAGCATGAGGAGGTTCAGGGGAAGGTGACAGTGGAAATGCACCtgaaagagctgcagcagaCGAAGGTAACAGTAAAAAGGGGCAAGCGGAAAGACAAGAGGAGAAGTGCTTAGCTACATTAAGTATTAATTAAGTGAAcggttggaccagatgatctttctCAGTCCCTTCCAACGTgggctgttctgtgattctatgattgcaTCCTGTGCAATACAGGTGTGAATGATACTTCTCTGGAGCAGAAGCACTGctctttttgtgtgtggtgCTACTGCTTGAAGATGTAGCGACTGTTTGCAGTCTGGCTTGCGTAGGTTTCAGTGATCTTCTGCTTCTCTTGCAGGAAAGTCTGGAAGCTGTagctaaggaaaacaaagagctgCAGGCCCTGGTCAGTCAGTTAGCAGCAGACCTGGATGGCAAGATTTTGCACCGACTAGAGggtgagcagctgcagctggtcTCCAGAGAGGAGGTAGAGCTGGGCTCTCTGGGGCACCACCTCCTTGTTCACCTTCCTCCTTTTACAGTAGATGAAGTTGAAAGTGAAGCAATGGCCGAAGACATCCAAAAATCTTCATTTGTGATTCCAGAGAAGTTTGAAAGCCATGAAGAAATGGTGAGTCTTAACGGGTAGAAAAGCCTTTGGGTGTAGTTCTAAACAAATGTCTAGAAAAGGAGGCACGTTAAATTGCAGAGAGGTTCCACTGGGTGTATGGAGGAGGCTGTTTATCAGCTGTGATCCTGACCAGCTGAGGCACAGTAATGAGGGAAGGTAACAGTTCCTTGTGCATAGCAGCAAAAACCCAAGACTCCTGCAGCATCCTTGCAAGATAGGCTGGAAGTCTGGCAGTGGCTTTAATTATGAAGATAACTCAGCTGGCAGAGTAGCTCTCTAATTACAGTGATGATGTTCCCTTTAGTTTGGAAGGCAGTTTGGAAATGGTGTTGAACATCTACTAGATTTTTTTGTAAGTACAGTCATAACTGGAAAATACTGCGATCAAACAGATACTATGAGAGCTAGTATTTAACCTGCATATTTGTACTACTTGGGAATGAGAAAAGATACAGTAGTTGCTGCCTGTTTAGTTCCAGGGTAGTCACTTAGTACTTTGGTTTCATACCCATAAATAAAATGGGGCAAGCTGTTACTGTCTTTGTCCTGAGATGCACACTTGATTGTGCTCACACAGGAGAAGCACTAATGTGCATATTCTGGAACTCTTCTTAGGTTGCTTTCTTGACATCTGCCATGTTCCAAGTGGAGAAGGAACGAGAGGACAtgaggcagcagctggctgctcagaagcagcagtgcAGAACCCTCCTGCAGCAAATAGCAGCTCTTAGGCAGGAGCAGCAACATAATGTCACACTGGACGGAGGTAAAAATTTTGTGCAGTTTGGGGTCAGAATACGGCGGTGGGCCTCAGCCAGCTATGCTGGCCCCTGTGACATATCTATGGGTTTTGTGAGTGCACCGTGTGCAAGGAAGAACTGTAAATTCTACACGTCCCTTCCAGATTCCACTACAGATACTGTTCCGGTGGAGGTTCACGAGGCTTTGAAAACTGCCATGGAGAAGCTACAGGTAGGCAAAGGATCTAATCTTCTTTCGGCCCCGCTACCCTGCTCAGCTAGACTTTCATCCAGACTCTCTTACAGCATACAGAAATTGTAGGGGAGTAAGTAGCAGATGTTCCATAATAATAAGCACAGGAAAGCTTGCAGTAGTAACTCCCCTCCCACCCACTCCCCAAAGACTGTGAGTAAAAGGGCCCAACACTGACCTGTGtttttttgctaaagaaatAGCTGAAAACCAGACTGAGTATCTTCTCCCTGCTGGGATGAAGCAGATGGCTGCACTCTTAGAGCTGAGTATGACCAGAGTTGTGCTGTCCCAGCAATGAGAAGGTTAAAAAGACACTTTGTTTCATTGGCCCTTCTGCTTCCCAAAATGCAGAGATGCTTTTTTTACACTTTCTCTagctctctcttctctgcttctttttagCACCAAACTGAAGACAAATTGTAAAGGCAGCAAGATTTGTTGTCTAGGCTCAACCAATGTAAATGGAGGGTGTTGTCTTTAACACAGTTATTGTCTGTAACGTGAAGCAGTTCAGGTGATTGATACCAGTTTTTGTGTTCAGTCCCGTTTCACAGACCTGATGCGTGAGAAAGCTGATCTGAAGGAACGGCTAGAAGAGTTAGAACATCGCTGCATACAGCTGTCTGGGGAAACAGACACCATTGGTACGTTTAGGCAACACCAGCACAAGCTAAAGCTTGCTCAATGTGTTATTTATTTGGGGAACAGAAGGTCCCCAACAGATTTTGGAGCCAGAGCCCTCCAACTACCAAGCAGTTCAGGTCTCCTACTGCTGCCTAACTAAGCTAGATCTCCAGTCTAGGGCTGGATTTGCTGGATCCTCATGCTGCGTAGTGCTGTGGTCACCATAAGGCTTGTACCCCAATCTTGCTAACACTTACTACTTATGCTTCTCTTGTATTCCAGGGGAGTATATTGCGTTATACCAGAGTCAAAGGGCTATCCTCAAACAGCGACACCAGGAGAAAGAGGAGTACATCAGCAGATTGGCTCAGGATAAGGAAGAGATGAAGGCAAGGAATCTTTTCTGTAGTGCTActccaggcagggcaggcctgGGGAACACTTGCAGTCCAAACATTCACGTTGTGAATGTAGCTTTAACTTTGAAGTGGCTAATTTTGCGACAGAGGCAGGACTGCAAACTGTAGTGCAGTGTTTGTGGCCACCAGGAAGTGCAGGGTTCATGGGCTCTCCTTTACTTTGGTGCAGGTGAAACTGCTGGAACTGCAGGATTTAGTGATGCGTCTGGTCCGGGAAAGAAATGAATGGTACAGCAAGTACATAGCAGCTGCTCAAAACCCAGAGCTGTTGGTAAGCCAAAATGAAAGCGTACTTCCAGCGGAGAGGCGCATTGAACTGAACGCTACTGATGGAGAAGGTAAGCTACAGCCAGGACAAATTCTGTAAAACGGAATAACCTGAGATCTTAGTGTCTCACAAACGGGAAGAGTTACCTGCCTGCCTTGTCTGTGTCCTTACAGGGTTACGAGACGTGAATTTATCAGATGAAGCAGAACAAGAGGCTGCTGCCCCTCATCAGGCTGGTTTCCCCCCTATTGACAGTAAAGCTGCTCAGCCAAGCCAAGAGGACCCCACAGCGAAGCAAATAATGCAGCTGCTCAGAGAAATCCAGAACCCTCAGGAAAGGCTGGGCTCCCTGCTGGAAAACCCCTGCATTCCCTTCTTCTACCGTGCTGATGAGAACGATGAGGTCAAAATCATGGTAGTTTAAATGGCGCTAAATCTTATTTACAGCAATTTTCTATGAGCCTGAAGGGACTTGACTTGTACGTGCCCATGCCTCTGCTCAGTGCCCTTGGTCAGGACAGGTACCTGCTTTAAAGACACCAGGAAAGAGGGATTGCACAGATGGAATTTGAGCATCAGACCTcatcctccctttctctctcttttgttaCTTGGTGTGCTCGGAGTACAGGCAGACTCAAACTAATTCTGGGAGGCAGCTGGTGCTGGCACTTCACCTGGGCCAGGGAAAGGGGATTCCATGACTTTGGGCAAAATGACTTAATCCCTTATCCCGGAGTCTGCGGGCAGCGCCCTGGCAGTGACCGAGCAGCGGTTCTGATCCATCACTCATGACTGTAAATCAGCCTAGTTCCTTCCAGGGCTCCCAAAGTAACTAACTTATTCTGGTAACGAACTCCTTGGACTCCGAACaggttgtttttgtttcataCTCTGTATCTTAAAACTTCCCCCTTTCTTCTGCAGCCTGCCTCTTACAACTGTATCTGAAACTAGCCTTGACCAGCCAAAAGAGGCACAGGCTCCTGGCTAGCTGGGCAGCACTACAGCCGCATTTGCTCTTGTTGCTAGGGGAAGGGACCGAGGGTTGCCTTCTGCGTCTTTTTGGTTACTTGACAAAGCTTTATGTGATTCTTGGGAGTGGGGTGGAAATGTAACTGCACTTTGAAGGATGATGTGTTTCACTTGTATGTGTCtgaaggttttatttattttaaaaaaatgggagaaataAGTAAAAGGAAACCACTTAATAAACatgctttgttttgaatttctgGACTTTAGGGGTTCTAGTTCTCCATCACTTAACCTTTCTCCCACCATGGTAAGGAGAGCATTAGATGGGTGGAAGCCCAGGTCCTGTGCTCCCATTTAAGCTCCTGGGACACCCACCAGCAATAGCAGCATCACCCGGCTTTGCCTTGAAGCTGTACCCCTAAttctaaagagaaaacaaaccatgGCAAATCCCTCAGGTGTGCAAGTGGTGAAGTGAACTGCATGTGGGCATCCTGCAACTAAACTTGCCCTCTGGGCAAGAGCTGCCTGTTCTTAAGAGGGTTAGTTTCAGCAACGGAGCTTTAAGGAAAGCCACAGGGGAGGTTTAAGGGACCTGACCATCACCACTGTGTGATCCAGGCACACGAGCCTGGGCTAGCACCTGGAGCAGCACACACCACCTGCCTGTTAACCTGCTGAGAGAGTTGCAAGCACAGGAGCACAGTatcagttttggggtttgtcaTAAACAAAAAGAGAGACTGTTAATTTCTTCTGTGTCCAAGTTGGTCAAGCTGAGAGCTTCTAATGTACCACAGGCAGATAAAGTGGGggctggttggggtttttttgtggtttttttttttttaaatggttcatATTGATGTTTCCAtatacaactgaaaaaaacatacaCAGAACTATTAGCACATTGCCTTGAACGCACCGGGGGAAGATGGAAGCTGTTTTTTGAACTCCGTTCAGTTGAATGGTGCTAGTGTTGCGCCACTAACAGACCACACAAGTGACACAGGCTCCCAAGCTCCTGGCTGCCTGGGTTTGTGTACATACTGTATATCTGTAAAACGCTCTATATTCCTTGAGGAGCCTAAGCCTGTTGCAGTGTTTATGCCTGCTCAGGCTATTCATAAATCTGTATCATAACTAATGGGGGCAGGGCTGTGATTTAATACAGAGCATTATTAtaaatggaataaatatttattgggTGTTCTACTGTAGTACTGTGAAGGAGCCAAGAACAGTGAAGAAGGTCTGCAGTCTGTTGCAGAGGTGATTAATCCTGTTacaaatttgctttctgaataaaCTTATTCAGATGGGCACTGActagctgcatttcttttgcacAGATCACCTTGACATttggccagaaaaaaaaaaaagtgaagaatgaATTCTTTATTAAGAACACCTGCCCTGGCATCAATGCCCTATTTCACTTAGCTTTCCTGAATGTTTTCCTGGAGCCAGACACTGCTGACAAGCCCAAGATGTTTCTCTGGGCAAGCATTTCACAGCCAGAGCCCAGGTTCAGATTCATTTTTTACCCTGTTCCCTTTAGCAGTGTTTCCCTGACCCCACCTTTACTCAGGGTGAACTAAGAGCAGGAACCACTGCTCAGCTGACACACAATAGCTTTAAATTGCAGCAACTGAACCACCTCTGATTCcaggaaaagtagaaaaatgcttcttaaaGGCCACCAGCAGCAAACAACAGGAAACAGCTGTTAGGCTGGAAAGAGGACACATTGTCTGGTTGTAGATCAGAGGAGTTTATCTTGCCTGGGCAGGGTAGCTGGCATCCTCATCTAGACATACTTAAAACTTTGACAACCAGCAAATTAGAGGTTtctagttttgaaaataaacctctaatatttacttgaaaaaaatgcatagttTTGCCTTCCAAAATGTAATATTCTTAAAGAACAACCCTGTATATAACACCAAGGATAGATGGAACAGCTCCagtggcggggggggagggggggggggcggggggaagacaGGGTAGTGATGGTTATTGCCTTGGTTGTGTTGAAGCTGAAGTTACAACCCATAAAAACATGCAAGGCAGAGACAGctaaaacacacagagaaaggaaTCGCTAGAGATCTAGTCTACTCACTCAACCCACACCAGAATCTGCTATGAATAAAGTCTTCAAGGAGATTTTTATCTTAAGCCTCACTAGGGTGCTAGGGAGATTCCACAAGTACCCCAGCCAGCTGCGGTCAGGAGCACTGAGGGCTGTCAGGCATCAGTAGTACAGTGACTTCAGTCAGCACCCCCAGGGCTCCTGCGCTCTTCCTGCAGAAGTAATGCACACAGGGGCTGAAGGAATCCATTGGGATCACAGTGTGAAGTTCAAGAATTAAGGAGAAAGGTAGTTGTcactgtgagaagcagcaacCGTGATCCATGATATAGCACTCACTGCTCTGGCATGGAGACAGTGGGGATAGGTTTTCCCAGTTTATACCAGGGAGAAATCCCACTTCAGCCTAAAAACAACTTCCAAGTAGGAGCTGGCTGTGTGTGTTAGACTGCAGTTAGGCTGTACTTCAGCTACAGGCCCAAAAGACATCACTTGACAGAGAAACTACAGCTCAAGAGTTGCTTGCTGCATTCCACAAACAGCTAgggcaaaaatacatttttaagaacCAAGCAATTTTGTGTCAAAGCTCCCACCTTCTGCACGTCCAGTCACTGAAGCACCTCTGTACATTTTCCTTTACAATGGAGAAAGGGAGTCAACTTCCACATCTGACAAGCTGTTTCACTCTACTGCAGCTCCCGGGCACCACTGTTGATGCAGATCTGTTCCACCTTCCCTATTAATGATAGCACCTGCTTGCATGTATAGCTTTTTAAGCTCTATGGGATGAAAAGATTAGGTTATAATTAAACACAGTTTGAAAATCACccagagaaagagcaagagaaagagagagatggtTTTATTCTAGTCATGGAGACCTCCATTATACAGAAATGATAGTTTATTTCATCCAATAAACAAGAGTGACAGGTAGATCACAAACTGCATCACAGCTACTACCAGCACTGAGACAGTTCACCCACAAGTCTGGGGTAATACAATAACCCAACTGCACACTGCAGAGAATTTTAACAATCAGCTCAAACACTCAACATTGGGATTTGGTTAATTTTTTggatgtgtgtgtatatatatatgtatatagataTTCTTTCCCTACATATTTCCTAAAATCCACATGGAAGCACAAATGGCTTTAAACACCTGGAcatatatagatttttttcatcttatatatatatttatagatatttaTAATAGTAAAGATATGTTTCTCATTACTACAATATACTTGGTTAACTCCTTTAAGcagctgggaagaaagaaaaacagtttcacTACAATCACAGCTGATATGTGTGTGTctcaaaatacaaacaaaacaagccatGTGTGAGATTTGTTCAGACCATTCCAGGACAGAACAGCTAAGAGGCAGGCAAAGAGTCTCAGAGGGAGCAGGCCTACATGTCAAATGGTGGTTTTGGGCTCTCCGGGCGGGAGGGACTGGCCTTACCCGGCCGGCTGGAGgttaaagacaagaaaaacaaagaaaaaaggaaaaggggaagggaaaaggggagaaggAGTAAAACAAtagttaaaatacagaaaggaaCTGACATTAGAATAGAGGATCCACAACAAAAATTAAGAGCAATAGCACTGAAATAAGGTAACTTAAATCTGATGCAGGCCTGGTTGAAAGCCTGCAACGCAGGTGGCTCATTTAGCTCTGGTAGAGACATGACATCCGAGATGTACAGGGTtggtatatttttaattctcaagttttttgattttttgttttttaatacatgTAGCACGAAAGTAAAAACCAAACCTTAAGAAGATGAGTTGTGATCAACAACGGTTACAAGTTTCCCCAAACACGTACCATCCACATGCAAGAAGAAAAGGCTACGGAAGAAGTCACCACAGTACCCAAAAAACACTGAAAGGTGTGCTTattcagagcagaaatattttcaacaaaACATTACACAGCGAACTCCCTGAAAACATTTGGTTGTCCATTTGCAAGGGGGGAGCAGCATATCTAttcccctgtccctgctgggTTCAGGAAAGTCAGCCAAAAATGATGATGCAAGACAACTGCTGGCGGGAGCCAGTGCGTCACCAGCAGGATTTCCCCAGTTCTTTTAGGGAGCCAGGTGTGAGCAGGTCCATGTGCACCCTGCACGCTGAGGTGTGTGTGCTAGCTCAGACTTCACTCTAGCAGGACTATGCCGACCCATTGAGTTCCCCCCCTTTcttgctctccctgccccactTTGATATCAGGTTGATTGCACAGTTCCCAACATGAATTTTTGCACCTCAAAAGGCAAACTAATACACAGGACATTTAATCTGTTCCTAACGGTGTCACAGGTtttgacagtattttttcttctaagtcaCACTTTTGTCTTCTTAactacaagaaaagaaaatagctaCAGATCAGCCCTAGGTGCTACAGCTAACTGATGCAGGCAGGACACTTATCCAGGCTAGACCAGGCAGATGAAGTTCCTGGACGGACAGCCACCACTTGGACTTAAGGATGTCCCTGCGGCTGATCTCTCCAAGGAGCCTGTGTACTTCAGGGATCCATGCCACTGAATGAAGGCTACTCTAAGCTTACAAAGCAATACAGGACGCACGAGTGAAGACGAAGAGCTCGATCACTAGGCTAGTGTTTTACGACACACCAGGAAGGGGTGGTGGGAGGCAGAGATGTGGGATGGATGAGAGGAGTGACTGTGGCTGCGGAAGGGAGGGTGGAATGGGGAAGCCGCCAGCACGGCATTCGTCGCCAGCTGTCTACAGCCTCGAGTTATAAATCTAAGAGGGACGGTTCAGCCGGTCGGATTATGGTAGGTCGAGTAGGTGAGgcagggccccttctgctgtgaaaaagcagaaaacaaaaacaagagaaCACACACTGTGGTTAGCACAGCAATCGCAGTCACAATCACGTATGCTTCTCCACCTCACCTGAGCCAGTAAGAGAATAAAACTTGAGGCACAAACTTCCAGAGTGCAACTCCACAAAGGAGACTTACAGGTTTCTATCAGGCCTCGCACTGGCCTTTCTGCACAGCATGGATCACCAGTAAAGCAATCTGCTGGACAGCCAGTTTTGCTTTCCCTCTGAAATTTGGAAGTGCAGAGATTTATTGCCAGTGAGTGCACTGGCTCTGGAATGAGAGTTGAGAAGCATGGACAACAGCGAGCTCCTGTATCAAGCACATGACAGTCACACAGCATGGATGGGGTCCTCTGAGACACGCTGCTGTCTGAGGTTCTTGGCTAGTTTGGAGGAGCACCTTCTGCCCCTGAAGCTACTGCAAGCCTGAGATTCCCTGCTCTGATACCCGATACTGATCTTTGATGTTGGGGGCAAGCTTGCTGCTTTCAGTTCTCTAGTTCTGGTGCTTGCTCAGCAAATGCAGCTTCTACTTACTTCAATAAAAGGAACTTTGGCCATTACTACTCCACTCTTTCAGCTCTTTTAGTGGTACTTTAGCTAGGTAAGTGGGCAGCAACTTAAATGTCTGCCCTCTGCATGGATTAGATGTTCTAGGATCTCCTTCTTGTAAGGgactggggaaaaacaaaaccccaaaaaatacAAGACAACCACCCTGCCATGTCTCTCAACTCATTACTCAGAAGACCATTTCAGACTCAGACTACAGGCTTTAAAagtctacaaagaaaaaaaaatgttctgtaagTCAGTAAGTCCAAtccatgtttttcctttaaaacatgCTCCATGTAGTGTCTGCAACCTGAATAGTATCATGATGGTGTATCATTATAATTTAATTGTTCAGTACCAAGCCAGAGTACTTTCAGAGCCCAAACCACCTGAAATGCAAAGAGCAAACCCAACAGGATGCAGACCAAGTAGAGAGGAAGTATTTACGCTGATCATACAGAACCAGGTGTCACAGAATTAATGCCTGAACTATTCCACACTGACAAGCTTTAGATTAGACAATCACCTGACTGCTGGAAATGAAGGCCCTCCtccagcacaggggcagaggggaagaaggaaagagaggcagagaaggaTATTTGCACCAGTACAGTCTTCTGAGGCAGGGAAGTCTTCATTTTGCACTGACCACCAGCCTATAATCATGCTGGTACCAGAGGAGCTATACTCCTATCAATTGGGGCAAGCTCCCTCATCTTAGCAAATGAACCAGAGCAACTCTACACTCCCATTCGTTAGATCTCAGCAGAATTTATTACTCCGTATCTGTTAAGCCCCAGGTCTCAAAACAATTACAACCACTTGTTCCTTGCCTTGGGAAATGACACATTAAAAAAGCTTCAGACactaaaacatttccaaatgttACTTCCTTGACTGAAAGCGTCAATAGGGATTGCAGGACCCCATTGCCATCATGCCTATCAAGTTACTGCTCCTGTACAGCAAGTAATGGTAGGATTGAGCTAACCTGGAAATTACAGCCACCTTTGGAAGGATGCTGAAATAATATTAATTCCCAGAGGCAAAATTTGCAATGAGATGTTACAGCTGAGGACTCTGTGAACCTCAGCTTCATGACACACGGGACCTGTGCATTATCTTTAAGGGTGCTCATGGTGTAAATGCAGTCCTACCAACCATTCAATGGCTACTACTGTCATTGGAATAGTAACAGCATTTGAATTAAAGCCTTTACAAAACTTACGCTCAACCTTTATTGAGATGCTGTTGCACTGTCACATGTGTTAAGGCATTTTTTGAGAAGCTTGAAGGGCTTTTTGCATTTCAGGAGTTTGGACAGGTTGTCCTAACAGACTCTGTGGATTTACATGAAAAGGATGCTTGAAGTCACTGGACTATGTAATGTGTTCTGGCAAGACAGGCCACTCAACCCTACCAGAATAAATAGGGCTGAAAGGAGCACAATGTTTTCAGGTAGATGGGCTGCTTTTTTTGTAGTATACTGTGATTTTTGCAGACTCTTATTTCTCTCAGCACTCAGAGCATTTTAGGGTAGAGGCTGTCACCTTTTAAAGTTACAGGTTTTGTCTCTGCTCAGGTTTTCTGGAGACCTTTGCAGAACCTGCCTGATAAGGTtacaaaaagctgaaaactttCCCAGCacaaaaaaggacagagaagtCTCTCAGGCAACATTTACCCCTGGAATGCTGCTTCAGTCTGTCTCACTACATTGCTAGCCAAGCCCTTTTATATTACTGAAAAGTCACTTTCCTCTCTCAGGACAACAAGGAATGAAGTTTTGCTGATGGGGAAGCC includes the following:
- the GOLGA2 gene encoding golgin subfamily A member 2 isoform X7, with translation MADGSRQSRLAAAKKKLKEYQQKNNPGATAGTKKKRKTKEGSRPETPTNDDRQPPENIQNILKVLVSDLNRSNGVAIPSLDKRKAYFDSDVATHNAEQLATDVPVLSNSNSLPSCGSVLPAPGSMQLTQIHEAEDHKNSLDENRSFSSTESLRQLSEQLNGLVSQSTSYVNGESAVSSTNIKEMETRYQELAVALDSSNLTNKQLVTKIEELKQQNQEAVNQMEKEKKEFEQKFSKEQAALREQLQVHIQTIGILVSEKSELQTALGHTQQAARQKSGEAESLAARLHSSRQRVSELERTLSSISMQQKQSEKHNKELVKERDNLKLELYKRSKSSEEIKQQNSELSEKVHSLVSKNSAMKLDMEDLHKKLEMAELMIQQFSNQTGSLDANQQLQMVLEEKASLETQVAQLSESLHQLQAERDQYVEKLKEERSIWQQRVQQLSEQVHTMAEEKEKHMAQIRELEANVTELLSKSAVKPMDIEPSLPAGPTAAELSLQEEIQRLQQEKEELHGQYQAQVRDNEQLSHLNREQEERLLELEKAVQRYNEESVDRQQILEDMQSDKATISRALSQNRELKEQLAELQNGFVKLTNENMEVTSALQSEQHVKKELAKKLGQLQENLGELKETLELKTQEAQGLQEQRDQYYSHLQQYTVAYQQLSAEKEELHKQYLLQTQLMDRLQHEEVQGKVTVEMHLKELQQTKESLEAVAKENKELQALVSQLAADLDGKILHRLEVDEVESEAMAEDIQKSSFVIPEKFESHEEMVAFLTSAMFQVEKEREDMRQQLAAQKQQCRTLLQQIAALRQEQQHNVTLDGDSTTDTVPVEVHEALKTAMEKLQSRFTDLMREKADLKERLEELEHRCIQLSGETDTIGEYIALYQSQRAILKQRHQEKEEYISRLAQDKEEMKVKLLELQDLVMRLVRERNEWYSKYIAAAQNPELLVSQNESVLPAERRIELNATDGEGLRDVNLSDEAEQEAAAPHQAGFPPIDSKAAQPSQEDPTAKQIMQLLREIQNPQERLGSLLENPCIPFFYRADENDEVKIMVV
- the GOLGA2 gene encoding golgin subfamily A member 2 isoform X1, which encodes MPQSHLSLEAVARTGSQGELWGLAGSLTQLSFLQGKSCHRLSRRLPYASCLAGRSTRLQASTAPGCAAVTFKGPGSRYQNLAAQTQHSFLDQCRRSRVPAALLAWLAKLKEYQQKNNPGATAGTKKKRKTKEGSRPETPTNDDRQPPENIQNILKVLVSDLNRSNGVAIPSLDKRKAYFDSDVATHNAEQLATDVPVLSNSNSLPSCGSVLPAPGSMQLTQIHEAEDHKNSLDENRSFSSTESLRQLSEQLNGLVSQSTSYVNGESAVSSTNIKEMETRYQELAVALDSSNLTNKQLVTKIEELKQQNQEAVNQMEKEKKEFEQKFSKEQAALREQLQVHIQTIGILVSEKSELQTALGHTQQAARQKSGEAESLAARLHSSRQRVSELERTLSSISMQQKQSEKHNKELVKERDNLKLELYKRSKSSEEIKQQNSELSEKVHSLVSKNSAMKLDMEDLHKKLEMAELMIQQFSNQTGSLDANQQLQMVLEEKASLETQVAQLSESLHQLQAERDQYVEKLKEERSIWQQRVQQLSEQVHTMAEEKEKHMAQIRELEANVTELLSKSAVKPMDIEPSLPAGPTAAELSLQEEIQRLQQEKEELHGQYQAQVRDNEQLSHLNREQEERLLELEKAVQRYNEESVDRQQILEDMQSDKATISRALSQNRELKEQLAELQNGFVKLTNENMEVTSALQSEQHVKKELAKKLGQLQENLGELKETLELKTQEAQGLQEQRDQYYSHLQQYTVAYQQLSAEKEELHKQYLLQTQLMDRLQHEEVQGKVTVEMHLKELQQTKESLEAVAKENKELQALVSQLAADLDGKILHRLEVDEVESEAMAEDIQKSSFVIPEKFESHEEMVAFLTSAMFQVEKEREDMRQQLAAQKQQCRTLLQQIAALRQEQQHNVTLDGDSTTDTVPVEVHEALKTAMEKLQSRFTDLMREKADLKERLEELEHRCIQLSGETDTIGEYIALYQSQRAILKQRHQEKEEYISRLAQDKEEMKVKLLELQDLVMRLVRERNEWYSKYIAAAQNPELLVSQNESVLPAERRIELNATDGEGLRDVNLSDEAEQEAAAPHQAGFPPIDSKAAQPSQEDPTAKQIMQLLREIQNPQERLGSLLENPCIPFFYRADENDEVKIMVV